One region of Streptomyces sp. CG4 genomic DNA includes:
- a CDS encoding GNAT family N-acetyltransferase, with amino-acid sequence MTYDHTGGKLSVGQRDPELNECLSQGLDEVNFPATGTTAADQGSLSVKVVDDAGDLIGGLAAWTWGGLLGIEMLWIREKSREDGWGTKILMAAEEEARRRGCNRACVSSFTFQAPGFYQRHGYVETGRTLGIPGGAEDVHMFKTLA; translated from the coding sequence ATGACATATGATCACACCGGTGGGAAATTGAGCGTCGGTCAACGTGACCCAGAACTCAACGAGTGCTTGTCCCAGGGCCTGGACGAGGTCAACTTTCCGGCCACTGGAACCACTGCCGCCGATCAAGGCTCGCTCTCGGTGAAGGTTGTCGACGACGCCGGCGATCTCATCGGGGGCCTCGCCGCTTGGACGTGGGGTGGGCTACTCGGTATCGAGATGCTCTGGATCCGTGAGAAGAGCCGTGAGGACGGGTGGGGAACGAAGATCCTCATGGCTGCGGAGGAGGAAGCGCGTCGGCGAGGCTGCAACCGCGCCTGCGTATCGTCATTTACCTTTCAAGCTCCGGGGTTTTACCAGCGTCACGGATATGTCGAGACCGGCCGGACCCTGGGGATCCCCGGTGGCGCCGAGGATGTCCACATGTTCAAGACACTCGCATAG
- a CDS encoding DUF3995 domain-containing protein produces the protein MAIKLSADDAARPAPRRAPRLRPVAWPGLAAAAWGLLFAVPSFAWAMGTTFGARTTVSPSLVKLADDRVAWFVAVLCVTGLLKIFGALIGIGLTHRRGRWIGRLMVLCGGGAAVLLVWHGCLFVAHGVLIEAGIRSVAPDLAGLTRWYLYLWGPWFIVGGLAFAAATTRYVRRLGARGEVRLYGALGALGALLLSSASMITGIG, from the coding sequence ATGGCGATCAAGCTTTCTGCGGACGACGCAGCGCGTCCCGCCCCGCGCCGGGCACCCCGCCTTCGGCCGGTCGCATGGCCGGGCCTCGCCGCCGCGGCATGGGGGCTCCTGTTTGCGGTACCCAGTTTCGCCTGGGCGATGGGAACTACCTTCGGCGCGCGGACGACGGTGTCGCCGTCCCTGGTGAAGCTCGCTGACGATCGCGTGGCGTGGTTCGTGGCCGTCTTGTGCGTGACCGGTCTCCTGAAGATCTTTGGAGCCCTGATCGGTATCGGGCTGACACACCGGCGCGGCAGATGGATAGGCCGTCTCATGGTGCTCTGTGGCGGTGGCGCGGCGGTTCTGCTTGTCTGGCACGGCTGTCTCTTCGTTGCCCATGGAGTGCTGATCGAGGCCGGGATCCGCTCTGTCGCGCCCGACCTGGCCGGGCTGACCCGTTGGTACCTCTACCTGTGGGGACCGTGGTTCATCGTCGGCGGTCTGGCTTTCGCTGCTGCCACCACCCGGTATGTCCGCCGACTGGGTGCCAGGGGCGAGGTACGACTTTACGGTGCTCTGGGGGCGCTGGGCGCGTTGCTCCTGTCATCGGCTTCGATGATCACCGGGATCGGCTGA
- a CDS encoding MerR family transcriptional regulator, which yields MYDSENYLTIGEVADRLAISAPTLRYWEERGLLQPATRQSGRRLYGATELRRIALIRIWQESGMLSLDEIATVLAGRTETGHWRDTVHGRLTAIDEQIDRLARARAYLVHYLDCPRDHPAEHCPVVRREVEAYLNA from the coding sequence ATGTATGACAGTGAGAACTATCTGACGATCGGCGAGGTCGCCGACCGGCTGGCGATCTCTGCGCCGACGCTGCGTTACTGGGAGGAGCGGGGACTCCTGCAACCCGCGACACGGCAGTCGGGGCGGCGACTCTACGGGGCGACGGAGCTGCGGCGGATCGCCTTGATCCGGATCTGGCAGGAGAGCGGCATGCTGAGCCTGGACGAGATCGCGACCGTGCTGGCCGGACGCACGGAGACCGGTCACTGGCGGGACACGGTGCACGGACGTCTGACGGCCATCGACGAGCAGATCGACCGCCTCGCGCGGGCTCGGGCATACCTCGTGCACTACCTGGACTGCCCGCGTGATCACCCGGCGGAACACTGTCCGGTGGTGCGGCGGGAGGTCGAGGCCTACCTGAACGCTTGA